Sequence from the Flavobacterium sp. TR2 genome:
ACAGTAAAGGTTTAGATTTGAATGTAAGAATGCCATCAGTTTACCGTGAAATGGAACTTGGATTGCGAACTCTTATTTCGACTAAACTAGAAAGAGGTAAAATTGATTTTGCGATTTACGTAGAAAATACCGCAGAACAGACTTCGACAAAAGTAAACGTGCCTGTTGTAAAATATTATATTGCGCAGTTAAAAGAAGTAAATCCTGACGCAGATGAAACTGAATTGATGAAAATGGCCGTTCGTATGCCAGACACATTAAAAACAGAACGCGAAGAGATTGATGAAGATGACTGGGATCAGATTCAGGTTATTATTGACGAAGCGCTTCAAAACATCTTAAGCTTCAGAAAAGATGAAGGAGAAGCTCTTGAAAAAGAGTTTAATTTCCGAATTGGAAATATCCGTCAGTACATGAACGATACTCTGGCACTAGACCCAGAACGCATACAAGCCATCAAAGATCGTTTGCAGACAGCAATTTCAGAATTACAGGTTAATGTAGACGAAAACCGTTTTGAACAGGAATTAATCTATTATTTAGAAAAATTAGATATCACAGAAGAAAAAGTACGTTTAGGAAATCATTTAGACTACTTTATAGAAACTTTGAATGGTACTGAAGCCAACGGAAGAAAACTTGGTTTCATCACTCAAGAAATGGGTCGTGAGATCAATACAATGGGTTCAAAATCGAACCATGCTCAAATGCAGAAATTGGTCGTGATGATGAAAGATGAATTGGAAAAGATTAAAGAGCAGGTTTTGAATGTTTTATAAAAAACGCCACAAGCTTTAAGCTATAGGCAATAAGCTAAAAACAAAATCAAATTAAAGCTTAAGGCCTACCGCCGAAAGTTTAGAGCATAAATAAAAGCTTAGAGCATATTGCTTAAAGCCTAAAGCACACACAATGAACAAAGGAAAATTAATTGTTTTTTCGGCACCGTCAGGCTCAGGAAAAACAACTATCGTAAAGCATTTACTTGGGAAAGAAGATTTAAATTTAGAATTTTCAATCTCTGCAGCTTCACGCGATCCACGCGGAGAAGAAGTCCACGGAAAAGATTATTATTTTATTTCGCTGGAGCAATTCAAAAAACACATTAAAGCAGAAGAATTCCTAGAATGGGAAGAAGTTTACCGCGATAACTTTTACGGAACTTTAAAATCGGAGATCGAAAGAATCTGGGCTATGGGAAAAAACGTGATTTTTGACATTGATGTTGCTGGCGGGCTCCGCATTAAGCATAAATTTCCAGAACAGACTTTAGCTGTTTTCGTAAAACCACCAAGTGTTGATGAATTAAAACGCCGCCTAAAACAGCGTTCTACAGAAAGTGACGATAAAATCAATATGCGTATTGCTAAAGCTTCAGTTGAATTGGCAACTGCTCCTCAATTTGATACCATTATTAAAAATTACGATTTAGATACAGCCAAAGAAGAGGCTTATCAGCTCGTAAAAGATTTTGTAAATAAGTAATTTTATTACGCAAAGATTCACGAAGACAAACACGGAGATTCGCAAAAGGTTTTTTAAACTTTGCGAATCTTTGTGCTATCTTAGCGCCTCTCTGTGAAACTATAAAAAATGAAAATAGGTCTTTACTTCGGAACATACAATCCCATTCATGTCGGTCATTTGATCATTGCCAATCATATGGCTGAGTTTGCAGATTTAGATCAGATTTGGATGGTTGTTACGCCACATAATCCGTTAAAAAAGAAAGCGACTTTATTAGACGACCAGCAGCGCCTTCAAATGGTTTACCTAGCCACAGAAGATTACCAGAAGATAAAACCTTCAGATATTGAATTTAAATTGCCTCAGCCGAGTTATACTGTAATTACTTTGGAACATTTAAAGGAAAAATATCCAACTCATGAGTTTTCTTTAATTATGGGCGAAGACAATTTGAAAACGCTTCACAAATGGAGAAACTACGAAGTGATTCTTGAAAATCATGATATTTA
This genomic interval carries:
- a CDS encoding YicC/YloC family endoribonuclease; the protein is MIQSMTGFGKASLQLPTKKITVEVKSLNSKGLDLNVRMPSVYREMELGLRTLISTKLERGKIDFAIYVENTAEQTSTKVNVPVVKYYIAQLKEVNPDADETELMKMAVRMPDTLKTEREEIDEDDWDQIQVIIDEALQNILSFRKDEGEALEKEFNFRIGNIRQYMNDTLALDPERIQAIKDRLQTAISELQVNVDENRFEQELIYYLEKLDITEEKVRLGNHLDYFIETLNGTEANGRKLGFITQEMGREINTMGSKSNHAQMQKLVVMMKDELEKIKEQVLNVL
- the gmk gene encoding guanylate kinase, translating into MNKGKLIVFSAPSGSGKTTIVKHLLGKEDLNLEFSISAASRDPRGEEVHGKDYYFISLEQFKKHIKAEEFLEWEEVYRDNFYGTLKSEIERIWAMGKNVIFDIDVAGGLRIKHKFPEQTLAVFVKPPSVDELKRRLKQRSTESDDKINMRIAKASVELATAPQFDTIIKNYDLDTAKEEAYQLVKDFVNK
- the nadD gene encoding nicotinate (nicotinamide) nucleotide adenylyltransferase; the protein is MKIGLYFGTYNPIHVGHLIIANHMAEFADLDQIWMVVTPHNPLKKKATLLDDQQRLQMVYLATEDYQKIKPSDIEFKLPQPSYTVITLEHLKEKYPTHEFSLIMGEDNLKTLHKWRNYEVILENHDIYVYPRISDEPENVELKSHPKIHVIDAPIVEISSTFIRNSIKEGKNIQPLLPPKVWEYIDHNNFYKK